The Marinihelvus fidelis genomic interval GCGAGTACGACCACCTGCCCGAGCAGGCGTTCTACATGGTCGGCGGCATCGAGGAAGCCATCGAGAAAGCCAAGGAAATGCAGAAGAAGGAAGCGGCCTGAGCTGGTAACGGCACAGGCCCTACCGGGAACGCGACATGAGCAAAACCATCCAGTGTGACATCGTCTCCGCGCAGGACGCCATCTGGTCCGGCAAGGCCGCCTCGGTCTTTGCCAATGGCGTCTCTGGCGAACTGGGCATCTACCCGCGCCACACGCCGCTGATCACCCAGCTCCAGCCTGGCCCGGTTCGCGTGGTCGACGAAAACGGCGAAGAGCAGTTCTTCTTCGTTGGCGGTGGCATCATCGAGGTGCAGCCGCATATTGTGACCGTGCTGGCGGACACCGCCATGCGCGGCGACGACCTGGACGCGGCCGCGGCCCAGCGCGCCAAGGAAGAAGCCGAGCGCGCCCTGGAAAACCGCGGTGACGACACCATGGACGTGGGCGAGGCGCAGAAGAAACTGGCCGAGGCCATGGCCCAGCTGCAGGCGCTGGAGCAGTTGCGCAAGAAGCTCAAGCACTGAGTTCAATTCAGAGTGATGCTGAAGAAGCCGGCCTTGAGCCGGCTTTTTCATGCCTGGCGTTTCGGCGCCTCGTGCTGGTGTATGATTTCCGTTCCTGCACCGCAGAGAATACTCATGGCGAAACCAAACGTTGGTCTACTGCTTTGTCTCCTGCTTGGCGCGTTCGGCCTGGCAGCCTGTTCAAACACGGAAAGTGAATCCGCGACAGCCGAATCGAACCCACCGGAGATCACTGCTCCGGCCGCGGCGACGCCTGAGCCGGTTGAGCCAACGCCCCAGGTTGAAGACGTTGCAGGGTCCCAACTTGCCGACACGGCCTGGTCACTGGTCAAGATTCAGTCCATGGATGACAGCGTGGCCGAACCCTCCGCGGATACCGCCTACACCATCACGTTCAATGCCGATGGCCGCGCCAGTATGCAAGTCGATTGCAACCGCGGTGCCGGTAGCTGGGAGTCGGTTTCACCGGGACAGCTGACCTTCGGCCCCCTGGCGCTGACCCGGGCAATGTGCCCACCGGGATCCATACACGACCGGTTCGTACGCGAGCTGGAGTATGTTCGGACCTACGTGATGCGCGACGGTAACCTTTACCTGGCCACGATGGCCGACGGGTCAATCCTTGAATTCGAACCGTTGGCGAACTGACGCGGTACGGGGCGAA includes:
- a CDS encoding F0F1 ATP synthase subunit epsilon, translated to MSKTIQCDIVSAQDAIWSGKAASVFANGVSGELGIYPRHTPLITQLQPGPVRVVDENGEEQFFFVGGGIIEVQPHIVTVLADTAMRGDDLDAAAAQRAKEEAERALENRGDDTMDVGEAQKKLAEAMAQLQALEQLRKKLKH
- a CDS encoding META domain-containing protein; translation: MLKKPALSRLFHAWRFGASCWCMISVPAPQRILMAKPNVGLLLCLLLGAFGLAACSNTESESATAESNPPEITAPAAATPEPVEPTPQVEDVAGSQLADTAWSLVKIQSMDDSVAEPSADTAYTITFNADGRASMQVDCNRGAGSWESVSPGQLTFGPLALTRAMCPPGSIHDRFVRELEYVRTYVMRDGNLYLATMADGSILEFEPLAN